The Altererythrobacter sp. Root672 genome includes a window with the following:
- a CDS encoding cytochrome c, with protein sequence MKTTGLWLLPALALVAGCSSQEEEKPAQPVQLTFHEVMKDQVDKNADELWDVSNAAIADMAGIDPAKMTDASWEQLAEKAEAVQHAALEIATMDPVVVAKPGVKIGDEGLIGGHTAAQVQAKINEDPEKLRDLAHTLARHMGDIATGARKHDAAAVGPLVDQLDGVCESCHLEFWYPDQKQEVERILGKQA encoded by the coding sequence ATGAAGACAACGGGATTGTGGCTGCTGCCGGCCCTGGCGCTCGTGGCCGGATGTTCGTCGCAAGAGGAGGAGAAGCCGGCGCAGCCCGTGCAACTGACCTTCCATGAGGTGATGAAGGATCAGGTCGACAAGAATGCCGACGAACTGTGGGATGTCTCGAACGCGGCGATTGCCGACATGGCTGGCATCGATCCTGCGAAGATGACCGACGCGAGTTGGGAGCAACTGGCTGAGAAGGCCGAGGCCGTACAGCACGCCGCGCTCGAAATCGCGACGATGGATCCGGTGGTCGTGGCCAAGCCTGGGGTAAAGATCGGCGACGAAGGGCTCATCGGCGGCCACACGGCGGCGCAAGTCCAGGCGAAGATCAACGAAGATCCGGAAAAGCTGCGCGACCTTGCCCACACGCTCGCCCGGCACATGGGCGACATCGCCACCGGTGCACGGAAGCACGACGCCGCGGCTGTTGGCCCGCTGGTCGACCAGCTCGATGGTGTGTGCGAGAGCTGCCACCTCGAATTCTGGTATCCCGACCAGAAGCAAGAGGTGGAACGGATCCTCGGAAAGCAGGCCTGA
- a CDS encoding PepSY domain-containing protein translates to MSSFTRLARWARRMMFLTHRWLGIVLALLMAIWAISGITMMYVAFPDTSAEEQAAGLQPLDLSGCCDHVVLPGGVAIEAATVEMVDGQPALRWRGPESAGLASLGENALPTIDAAAAGRIAAGHTSRAFVPSGPPTVEQIDRDQWTVYGRFRQHQPIYKASFADERGTVLYVSGLTGQIIQDTTSHERFWNWLGAVPHWLYFTALREIQPLWYNLVVYASALGVLLSISGIYVGLIMWRKGKRWSPFRGIALWHHWTGLIFGVVTLTWVASGLFSMNPWGWFESDGPGEVIPNLEGRPLQAADVETLYKALAANPQPGVVSAEISVQEGSPWAILVRPDGSRERYSLPGLTPAPLDNAKLATLARIAKPTTRIASAELITVPDSYHYAHKDEHVVLPAYRVIYANADATRLYFDPRTGELVNFLDGPSRSYRWLHYGLHRLDFPGLRARPVWDLVTVPLLIGVSLLCVLGVWMGIRRLRRPAAGVKRGASGSAP, encoded by the coding sequence ATGTCCAGTTTCACGCGACTGGCACGCTGGGCGCGGCGCATGATGTTCCTGACGCACCGCTGGCTCGGTATCGTGCTGGCGCTGTTGATGGCCATCTGGGCGATTAGCGGCATCACGATGATGTATGTCGCGTTCCCCGACACGTCGGCCGAGGAGCAGGCGGCCGGGCTGCAGCCGCTCGACCTGTCGGGCTGTTGCGACCATGTCGTGCTGCCGGGTGGCGTGGCGATTGAGGCCGCTACGGTCGAGATGGTCGATGGGCAACCGGCGCTGCGCTGGCGGGGGCCGGAGAGTGCCGGCCTGGCCAGCCTGGGTGAGAACGCGTTGCCGACGATCGACGCGGCTGCGGCAGGCAGGATCGCTGCCGGGCACACGAGCCGCGCGTTCGTTCCGTCGGGTCCGCCGACCGTCGAGCAAATCGACCGCGACCAGTGGACCGTCTACGGCCGCTTCCGCCAGCATCAGCCGATCTACAAGGCGAGCTTTGCCGATGAGCGCGGAACCGTGCTCTATGTGTCCGGCCTGACCGGCCAGATCATCCAGGACACGACTTCGCATGAGCGGTTCTGGAACTGGCTGGGTGCGGTGCCGCACTGGCTCTATTTCACCGCGCTGAGAGAGATCCAGCCGCTGTGGTACAACCTTGTCGTCTACGCCTCGGCGCTGGGCGTCTTGCTGTCGATCTCCGGCATCTACGTCGGCCTGATCATGTGGCGGAAGGGCAAGCGCTGGTCGCCGTTCCGCGGGATCGCGTTGTGGCACCACTGGACGGGCCTGATCTTCGGCGTGGTGACGCTGACTTGGGTCGCCAGCGGGCTGTTCTCGATGAACCCGTGGGGCTGGTTCGAAAGCGACGGTCCAGGCGAGGTGATCCCGAACCTCGAGGGTCGTCCGCTGCAGGCGGCTGACGTCGAGACGCTCTACAAGGCGCTGGCCGCCAATCCGCAGCCGGGCGTGGTCTCTGCCGAGATCTCGGTGCAGGAGGGATCGCCGTGGGCCATCCTGGTGCGCCCGGACGGTTCGCGGGAGCGCTATTCGCTACCGGGCCTCACCCCGGCGCCACTGGACAATGCCAAGCTGGCGACATTGGCGCGCATCGCCAAACCCACCACCCGGATCGCCTCGGCCGAATTGATCACTGTCCCCGACAGCTACCACTACGCCCACAAGGACGAACATGTGGTCCTGCCGGCCTATCGCGTGATCTACGCCAATGCGGACGCGACCAGGCTCTACTTCGATCCGCGCACCGGGGAACTGGTGAACTTCCTCGATGGCCCAAGCCGGTCCTATCGCTGGCTGCACTACGGCTTGCACCGCCTCGACTTCCCCGGGCTCCGGGCCCGGCCGGTCTGGGACCTGGTCACCGTGCCGCTGCTGATCGGCGTGTCGCTGCTCTGCGTACTCGGCGTGTGGATGGGGATACGGCGGCTCAGGCGGCCGGCTGCAGGCGTAAAGCGCGGGGCATCCGGCTCGGCGCCATAA
- a CDS encoding TonB-dependent receptor plug domain-containing protein: protein MRVLGRVSFLAGAATLAIAVAAPVMAQDSSEAQASTSADNDENDAEAIVVLGQRLEESTPETLEKYGSRLEIVEGEAIDKAGYVDTSSALRNLVPGLYIGQKSGAFDYVQASLTGSRTSEVLFLVDGVRINNRLYASTTPLDTIPAGMIERIEVLKGGQSLYYGTQAVGGIVNVVTKSFTREADGQLEVGYDTNDGYHGNGYIRGGIGDHYFVGFGSYDEAKGFQPFRDEDTQPSALDRKRGYKVASIGGKYAFEPSDNFRLSTSYQHIEGRLDFAKAEDVYRNWNKRNEDIASLKIDWSPSERFDVYVKGYWHDWDSTYLDLRPELVGGVLTGNIITINDGEKWGFDDKGINVLGEFHATDQFTLVGGYDFQTYSGFDDVFLIAPSSESVHAPFAQVKFDSGELSLAAGVRHNMPSDGQEATVWNVSGRYGGDDGFYGRGQVGTSFRLPTAYELYVIDPCCEQGNPDLVGEESFNVEGGVGYTNEIINAELMGFYRNVDNLIGITYDLPAYPDGFIINTPDKVTMWGGEAVVTAQISKNFSGTLDWTHTEATPAGSDLQLVNIPRDLVKAIFNAQTSDGRFGGTASVNYVGDIFANVAAIGRVNYGNYAVVDVAAYAFIDRDQRHRIGLRLENLLDADYNTQMTRVRDDVTNASYAAGFRGTPRTLHVTYAVSL from the coding sequence ATGAGAGTTTTGGGAAGAGTTTCGTTTCTCGCCGGGGCAGCCACGCTGGCGATAGCCGTGGCAGCGCCGGTGATGGCGCAGGACAGCAGCGAGGCGCAGGCCTCCACTTCTGCCGATAACGACGAGAATGACGCCGAGGCGATCGTGGTCCTTGGGCAGAGGCTCGAGGAATCCACTCCGGAAACGCTCGAGAAGTACGGCTCGCGCCTCGAGATCGTCGAGGGCGAGGCCATCGACAAGGCCGGCTATGTCGACACTTCGAGCGCGCTGCGCAATCTCGTGCCCGGTCTTTATATTGGCCAGAAGAGCGGCGCCTTCGACTACGTCCAGGCCTCGCTGACCGGCTCGCGGACTAGCGAAGTGCTGTTCCTGGTCGACGGCGTGCGCATCAACAACCGGCTCTATGCCTCGACCACCCCGCTCGACACGATCCCGGCGGGCATGATCGAGCGGATCGAGGTGCTGAAGGGCGGCCAGAGCCTCTACTACGGCACCCAGGCGGTGGGCGGCATCGTCAACGTCGTCACCAAGTCCTTCACTCGGGAGGCCGATGGCCAGCTCGAAGTCGGCTACGACACAAACGACGGTTATCACGGCAACGGTTACATCCGCGGCGGCATCGGCGATCACTACTTCGTCGGCTTCGGATCTTACGACGAGGCCAAGGGCTTCCAGCCGTTCCGCGACGAGGACACCCAGCCGAGCGCGCTCGACCGCAAGCGCGGCTACAAGGTCGCCTCGATCGGCGGCAAGTACGCCTTCGAGCCGTCGGACAACTTCCGCCTCAGCACCTCGTACCAGCACATCGAGGGTCGGCTCGACTTCGCCAAGGCGGAGGACGTCTACCGCAACTGGAACAAGCGCAACGAGGACATCGCTTCGCTCAAGATCGACTGGTCGCCGAGCGAGCGGTTCGACGTCTACGTCAAAGGCTACTGGCACGATTGGGATTCGACCTACCTCGACCTGCGGCCCGAGCTGGTGGGTGGCGTGTTGACCGGCAACATCATCACCATCAACGACGGCGAGAAGTGGGGCTTCGACGACAAGGGCATCAACGTCCTCGGCGAATTCCACGCCACGGACCAGTTCACCCTCGTCGGCGGGTACGACTTCCAGACTTACAGCGGCTTCGACGACGTGTTCCTGATCGCACCTTCCAGCGAGAGCGTCCACGCGCCGTTCGCGCAGGTGAAGTTCGACTCCGGCGAACTCAGCCTTGCCGCAGGTGTGCGCCACAACATGCCGAGCGATGGGCAGGAAGCGACCGTGTGGAACGTCTCGGGCCGTTACGGCGGCGATGACGGCTTCTACGGTCGCGGCCAGGTCGGCACCTCGTTCCGCCTGCCGACCGCCTATGAACTCTACGTCATCGACCCGTGCTGCGAGCAGGGCAACCCGGACCTAGTCGGCGAGGAGAGCTTCAACGTCGAAGGCGGTGTTGGCTACACCAATGAGATCATAAATGCCGAACTGATGGGCTTCTATCGCAACGTCGATAACCTCATCGGCATCACTTACGACCTGCCGGCCTATCCCGACGGCTTCATCATCAACACACCCGACAAGGTGACGATGTGGGGCGGGGAAGCGGTGGTCACGGCCCAGATCAGCAAGAACTTCAGCGGCACGCTCGACTGGACCCACACCGAGGCCACACCGGCCGGGAGCGATCTCCAGCTGGTCAACATCCCCCGCGACCTGGTCAAGGCGATCTTCAATGCGCAGACCTCGGACGGCCGTTTCGGCGGCACCGCGTCGGTCAACTATGTCGGCGATATCTTTGCCAACGTCGCAGCGATCGGTCGGGTGAACTACGGCAACTACGCCGTGGTAGACGTGGCGGCCTATGCCTTCATCGACCGGGATCAGCGTCATCGCATCGGCCTGCGGTTGGAGAACCTGCTCGACGCCGACTACAACACGCAGATGACCCGTGTGCGTGACGACGTGACCAATGCCTCTTACGCCGCCGGCTTCCGTGGTACTCCGCGCACTCTGCATGTCACTTACGCCGTCTCCCTCTAA
- a CDS encoding PepSY-associated TM helix domain-containing protein → MTVAPETSTVKRALTAHAAIGLLAGALLYLVCLSGSLLVFYEEWQRVETPAAPQMTAISPEAVQRGMEAMLAREAGKTPTTHFYVDMPLEELPTTRVITDTESFNLDSEGRLTGTEDIEWSNFLYALHYTLNITAANGLLGITLVGILGMLMLALAITGVVAHPKIFRDAFRLRTRHTGGVAMADWHNRLSVWTLPFGIALSLTGAVIGLSSISAYAAAAVFYKGDVEALYATIFGEEGEPNEAKAPLPDVVTPLRYMAANYPDVRVTYVTVHEPGTAGQQIQIVAEHPRRLIFGEYYMFDAKGNFTGTAGLSDGELGSQAAASNYSLHFGNYGGLTVKIIYALLGLALTAVVATGSYIWLGKRRRRGIVEPRLHAAWSAVVWGSPLMLALTLIARFTIGHQAPFAAIFWIGLAVLIVAALMAPSRMPRALRLQPAA, encoded by the coding sequence ATGACCGTGGCGCCTGAAACTTCGACCGTGAAGCGCGCGCTAACCGCCCATGCCGCGATCGGCCTGTTGGCCGGGGCACTGCTCTATCTAGTGTGCCTCAGCGGCAGCCTGCTGGTGTTCTACGAGGAATGGCAGCGCGTCGAAACGCCCGCCGCGCCGCAGATGACCGCCATCTCGCCGGAAGCCGTGCAGCGCGGGATGGAAGCGATGCTGGCGCGTGAGGCGGGCAAGACCCCGACGACCCACTTCTACGTCGATATGCCGCTCGAAGAACTGCCCACGACGCGCGTCATCACCGACACCGAGTCCTTCAACCTCGATTCCGAGGGCCGCCTTACCGGCACGGAAGACATCGAGTGGTCGAACTTCCTCTACGCCCTGCACTACACGCTCAACATCACAGCCGCGAACGGCCTGCTCGGCATCACGCTGGTTGGCATCCTAGGTATGCTGATGTTGGCGCTCGCAATCACCGGCGTGGTCGCCCACCCCAAGATTTTCCGCGACGCCTTCCGCCTGCGCACCCGCCACACAGGCGGCGTGGCGATGGCCGACTGGCACAACCGCTTGAGCGTCTGGACCCTGCCATTCGGCATCGCGCTGTCGCTGACCGGGGCCGTCATCGGGCTGAGCTCGATCAGCGCCTATGCGGCCGCCGCCGTGTTCTACAAGGGCGACGTCGAAGCGCTCTACGCCACGATCTTCGGCGAGGAAGGCGAGCCCAACGAAGCCAAGGCGCCGCTGCCGGATGTCGTCACCCCGCTACGCTACATGGCGGCGAACTATCCCGACGTTCGGGTTACCTACGTGACGGTGCACGAGCCCGGCACCGCCGGCCAGCAAATCCAGATAGTCGCCGAGCATCCTCGCCGGCTGATCTTCGGCGAGTATTACATGTTCGACGCCAAGGGCAATTTCACCGGCACCGCAGGCCTTTCCGACGGCGAGCTCGGCAGCCAGGCGGCGGCCTCGAACTACAGCCTGCACTTCGGCAATTACGGCGGCCTGACCGTCAAGATCATCTACGCGCTGCTCGGCCTCGCCCTGACCGCGGTCGTGGCGACGGGCAGCTACATCTGGCTCGGCAAGCGCCGTCGCCGCGGGATCGTCGAGCCGCGCCTCCACGCCGCGTGGAGCGCCGTGGTCTGGGGCTCGCCGCTGATGCTGGCCCTGACGCTGATCGCGCGTTTCACCATCGGCCACCAGGCGCCATTCGCCGCGATCTTCTGGATCGGCCTCGCGGTGCTGATAGTCGCGGCGCTTATGGCGCCGAGCCGGATGCCCCGCGCTTTACGCCTGCAGCCGGCCGCCTGA